Proteins co-encoded in one Candidatus Melainabacteria bacterium genomic window:
- the murB gene encoding UDP-N-acetylmuramate dehydrogenase translates to MKTLENIELSNFTTMKVGGVVKRICFPTTTHELIEFINSLFNNNEPWILLGAGSNVLASSLDIPATVICTTGLNFIEKLGTDLILCGAGTRLPRLAAYAAKLGLSGMEFFEGIPGSVGGAVVMNAGAHGFSTNQILETVTILNLKNWKIEILTPKDIKFGYRTSTINTNEQIVLCAKFRMTQDTEAAIRSRMKENNIARQKSQPIKEPSAGCIFRNPIELNMSAGKILDSIGAKDWKVGSAQVSSIHANFIINLGDARSQDICKLISKMQEKVLEKYNVLLKPEIKPLGVFSEQEASIWTISDSSSSNSFIITNNM, encoded by the coding sequence GTGAAAACATTAGAAAATATTGAATTATCAAACTTTACTACAATGAAAGTTGGTGGTGTTGTTAAAAGAATTTGTTTCCCAACAACTACCCATGAATTAATTGAATTTATAAATTCACTTTTTAATAATAATGAACCATGGATATTGTTAGGAGCTGGTTCAAATGTTCTTGCTTCTTCTTTAGATATTCCAGCAACTGTGATTTGTACCACTGGACTAAACTTTATAGAAAAGCTTGGTACAGATTTAATACTATGTGGAGCTGGTACACGATTACCAAGATTAGCAGCTTATGCAGCAAAACTAGGGCTTTCTGGCATGGAATTCTTTGAAGGCATACCAGGATCAGTAGGCGGTGCAGTAGTAATGAATGCAGGAGCACATGGTTTTAGCACAAATCAAATACTAGAAACAGTTACAATATTAAATTTAAAAAACTGGAAAATAGAAATTCTTACTCCTAAAGATATAAAGTTTGGTTATAGAACATCTACAATCAATACAAATGAACAAATTGTACTTTGTGCAAAATTTAGAATGACACAAGATACTGAAGCTGCAATCAGATCAAGAATGAAAGAAAATAACATTGCGAGACAAAAATCACAACCAATAAAAGAACCAAGTGCAGGATGTATTTTTAGAAACCCAATTGAATTAAACATGTCTGCAGGAAAAATTCTAGACTCAATTGGTGCAAAGGACTGGAAGGTTGGCTCTGCTCAGGTTTCTTCTATTCATGCAAACTTTATAATTAATTTGGGTGATGCTAGATCACAAGATATTTGCAAGTTGATTAGTAAAATGCAGGAAAAAGTACTTGAAAAATATAATGTATTATTAAAACCAGAAATAAAACCACTTGGAGTTTTTAGTGAACAAGAAGCATCTATTTGGACAATTTCAGATAGTTCTTCTAGTAATTCATTTATTATTACAAATAACATGTAA
- a CDS encoding prepilin-type N-terminal cleavage/methylation domain-containing protein, whose protein sequence is MKLRSKRNSYGFTLIELLVVVVIIGILITLAVPNLIGAQDRAKNASVNASVQALRANIAIATVDMGGVVPKDANEIIELGIAKSLTNPFTNEPVRVLDGTEGEKAGDICYLSDSTLQEPFILGKSTEVKTQETLGGFVLTGYGVVMSMPDVIISLDNGGAQ, encoded by the coding sequence ATGAAATTAAGATCTAAAAGAAATTCTTATGGTTTTACGTTAATTGAACTTTTAGTTGTTGTTGTAATTATAGGTATACTAATTACACTTGCAGTTCCAAACTTAATTGGTGCTCAAGACAGAGCAAAAAATGCAAGCGTAAATGCAAGTGTGCAAGCTCTTAGAGCAAATATTGCAATTGCAACAGTAGATATGGGTGGAGTTGTACCAAAAGATGCAAATGAAATTATTGAACTTGGTATAGCAAAAAGTTTAACAAACCCTTTTACAAATGAACCAGTTAGAGTATTAGATGGTACAGAAGGCGAAAAAGCTGGTGATATTTGTTACTTATCAGATTCAACTTTACAAGAACCATTTATATTAGGAAAAAGTACTGAAGTAAAGACACAAGAAACTTTAGGTGGTTTTGTACTAACTGGGTATGGTGTTGTAATGAGCATGCCAGATGTTATTATTTCACTTGATAATGGAGGAGCACAATAA
- the rpsT gene encoding 30S ribosomal protein S20 has translation MPRLKSAIKRVKTSERNRLRNQTKISEIKTLIKKVNHFVSKNDESSAKATANKAFAVIDRATSKGILHLKNAAHKKSRISKWLKMLESKNVKS, from the coding sequence ATGCCAAGATTAAAATCAGCAATTAAAAGAGTAAAAACTTCTGAAAGAAATAGACTTAGGAACCAAACAAAAATATCAGAGATAAAAACTTTGATTAAAAAAGTTAACCACTTTGTATCAAAAAATGATGAGAGTTCAGCAAAAGCTACTGCAAATAAAGCTTTTGCAGTAATTGACAGAGCTACTTCTAAAGGTATACTTCATCTTAAAAATGCTGCTCACAAAAAGTCAAGAATCTCTAAGTGGTTAAAAATGCTTGAATCGAAAAACGTTAAATCATAA
- the ndk gene encoding nucleoside-diphosphate kinase has translation MQRTFLAIKPDGVQRRLIGKVIGRLEDKGFKLVAMKFMHLSDDLAKKHYGEHKDKPFFSDLVSFITSGPIVAMIWEGKDVINTVRKMMGKTNPLEAEAGTIRGDFGIDTGMNIVHGSDSESSAKREISLFFKEDEMML, from the coding sequence ATGCAAAGAACATTTTTAGCAATAAAGCCTGATGGAGTTCAAAGAAGATTAATAGGCAAAGTTATAGGTAGGCTTGAAGATAAAGGTTTTAAATTAGTTGCAATGAAATTTATGCATCTTAGTGATGACCTTGCAAAAAAGCATTATGGTGAACATAAAGACAAACCATTTTTTAGTGATCTTGTAAGTTTTATAACTTCTGGCCCAATTGTTGCAATGATATGGGAAGGGAAAGATGTTATTAATACAGTAAGAAAAATGATGGGTAAGACTAATCCTCTTGAGGCTGAAGCAGGTACTATTAGAGGAGACTTTGGAATTGATACAGGAATGAATATAGTGCATGGTTCAGATAGTGAAAGTAGTGCGAAAAGAGAAATAAGCTTGTTTTTTAAGGAAGATGAAATGATGCTATAA
- the murC gene encoding UDP-N-acetylmuramate--L-alanine ligase, giving the protein MNRKTLNHNLKNKKIHFIGIGGIGMSALARYSFKEVSTLISGSDREYSELISTLITEGIKDIWSPHSKENIKKINPDIVIYSTAIENINEELKWAKENNKLILHRADLLEYFTSSKKLISISGTHGKTTTTAMVAEVLLKNNFSPSVVLGGILLAKNTNIITDSGEYFVIEADESDKSLLKGNPEIGVITNIEPDHLENFPHGFEEIKNSFLEFAKKSVLNKGLVFCLSDKTTKELITNNFDLDNPKLISYGFCSENNAPKISTKYNATTKSWDIYLKENFLTSMQLKYPGEHYILNALATFSVCYLIGISPEKIKESLENYKGVKRRFQIISNKEITIIDDYAHHPTEIHETIKAAKSLNPKRLIIVLQPHQPRRLKDLWNEFIKILKSEESITFVTDIYIARGKNINNISSEKLIQEINKPNINYLPGNINEITDSLKKIIKPNDLILIMGAGNITEIGQKLLGLHKREQVAQNKY; this is encoded by the coding sequence TTGAATCGAAAAACGTTAAATCATAATCTTAAAAATAAAAAAATCCACTTTATTGGAATAGGCGGCATTGGAATGAGTGCCCTTGCAAGATATTCCTTTAAAGAAGTTTCAACTTTAATATCTGGTTCTGACAGAGAATACTCAGAGCTAATTTCAACCCTCATAACAGAAGGCATTAAAGATATTTGGAGCCCTCATAGTAAAGAAAACATAAAAAAAATAAATCCAGATATTGTGATTTACTCTACAGCTATAGAAAATATAAACGAAGAACTTAAATGGGCAAAAGAAAACAACAAGCTTATTCTCCACAGAGCAGATTTACTTGAATACTTTACTTCTTCAAAAAAATTAATTTCAATTTCAGGCACACATGGAAAAACTACAACAACTGCAATGGTTGCAGAAGTACTTTTAAAAAACAATTTTTCCCCATCTGTAGTTTTAGGAGGAATACTCCTTGCCAAAAATACAAATATAATTACAGATAGTGGAGAATATTTTGTTATTGAAGCTGATGAAAGTGATAAAAGCCTTCTTAAAGGGAATCCTGAAATTGGAGTCATTACAAATATTGAACCTGATCATTTAGAGAATTTTCCTCATGGTTTTGAAGAAATAAAAAATTCATTTCTTGAATTTGCAAAAAAATCAGTTTTAAATAAAGGATTGGTTTTTTGCTTGTCTGACAAAACCACAAAAGAACTTATTACAAACAATTTTGACTTAGATAATCCAAAATTAATTTCATATGGCTTTTGTTCTGAAAACAATGCACCAAAAATAAGTACAAAATACAATGCCACAACTAAAAGCTGGGATATTTACTTAAAAGAGAATTTCTTAACATCAATGCAGCTTAAATATCCAGGTGAACACTATATTCTAAATGCTCTTGCTACATTTTCAGTTTGTTATTTAATAGGTATAAGTCCTGAAAAAATAAAAGAGTCACTTGAAAATTACAAAGGTGTTAAAAGAAGATTTCAAATCATATCTAATAAAGAAATTACAATTATTGATGATTATGCTCATCACCCCACTGAAATTCACGAGACAATAAAAGCAGCAAAATCATTGAATCCTAAAAGACTTATCATTGTTTTACAACCCCATCAGCCAAGAAGATTAAAAGATTTATGGAATGAGTTCATAAAGATATTAAAAAGTGAAGAGAGCATTACCTTTGTAACAGATATATATATAGCAAGGGGTAAGAACATTAATAACATATCAAGTGAAAAATTAATCCAAGAAATCAATAAACCAAATATTAACTATTTGCCAGGAAATATTAATGAAATCACAGACTCTCTAAAAAAAATTATTAAACCAAATGATTTAATTCTTATAATGGGAGCTGGTAATATTACAGAGATTGGTCAAAAATTACTAGGATTACATAAAAGGGAACAAGTAGCACAAAATAAATACTAA
- the rpsP gene encoding 30S ribosomal protein S16, with protein MLRVRLSRKGKKKSPFYRIVIIDKRNKRDGAPVEEVGTYNPFTKELKADKEKIQDWIKKGAIPTATITSLLKR; from the coding sequence ATGCTACGAGTAAGACTTTCAAGAAAAGGTAAAAAGAAATCTCCCTTTTACAGGATTGTTATAATTGATAAAAGAAATAAGAGAGATGGTGCTCCTGTTGAAGAAGTAGGAACATACAATCCATTTACTAAAGAACTTAAAGCAGACAAAGAAAAAATCCAAGACTGGATTAAAAAAGGTGCTATACCAACAGCTACAATAACTTCTTTATTAAAAAGATAA